The sequence TTAATGACATACCGTAAGCTATCACGGTACTAAACTTTTTGTCGGGAAACATAATTTTGGCAAATATTTCAATGCCTTCTTTTTCACTCTTCTTTCTGTTATTCCTTACCAAGATgctgcatttttttttttgatacatGACATTTTGTAGCGTAAACCTGTGTTCGATACTTCATAGTTCAGCCTTGCGGCAGCAGACTAAGATGAGCTTTTGGATTTCCAGGTACTAGAACCATTGAGAGCTATGGTAGCTGGTTCTCCCTTAGAGGATGCTCGTCATCTTGCTCAGCGCTACAGTAAAATGAGGCAAGAAGCAGAGATACAGGTTACTGTAACGATTATTTCTGTTGCTAAAGACTAATGATAAACGTCTGTTTATACTTATCTTATTGTACTATTTTACACAATCATCACATCCTTAGTATTGACTACAAAGTAAGCAGGCAACCGAAGTTTCTAGAAGACAAGCGCGGGTGAGGGAAGCTCCTATCCCAGAGAATGTGGCAAAACTGCACTCAGCCGAAGCTAGAATGCAGGAACTCAAAGCCAACATGGCAGTACTAGGTAAAGAAGCAGCTGCAGCATTAGCTGCTGTAGAATCACAGCAGGAGAGGCTTACATTTCAGAGGCTTGTTGCAATGGTATGTATGCTGGTGCATCTTTGCTTCTCATGGGGTTGAAACTTGTCTTTTGCATTGTCAACCATTTTCATACTGCGTAAAAGTGAATATAATCATCTGCAGGTTGAAGCAGAAAAGCTTTATCATGAAAGAGTTGCTGTTATTCTGGGTAATATTGAAGCTGAGGTGTGTGGTTTTCCTTTCTTAGTTCTCTGGAGGCATACTTTACACCTAGGTATTTTTTCTTGACAATTTGCAATTTCTACAGATAGTTTCTGAAAAACAGCGAAAAGAGGCTGCTCCTCCTGTAGCCACACTTCCTGTAAACCCTCCAGCCCAAATACCTGAGAAAACAAAATACTTTTTGGCCGAGGTAACCCCTGCTTTAACAACAGTAATCCAAGTTGTTACAATCTTATTGCagaatgatttatttattatacaATTTGAAAGAAACATCTGAGGGAAATGAAGCACGGTCGTAAACTACGTGGCTCTGAAGACGCTCTTATCTGTACAGTGTTACTTTTTAATTAGCGAGTTGAAGTATTTAATGAAGCATGGTCGTAATTTTTGTGTCTCTGTCATACAGGCAATTCATTCGTTTGAAGCTGAATCAGAAAAGGAGCTAAGCTTGTCTGTcggtgattatgttgttgttcGTAAGGTTGTTTAATTTTTCGCTCCCTCTTAAGATAATAACTTATTTAT comes from Capsicum annuum cultivar UCD-10X-F1 chromosome 2, UCD10Xv1.1, whole genome shotgun sequence and encodes:
- the LOC107859155 gene encoding SH3 domain-containing protein 3 is translated as MDALRKQASKFREQVAKQQQAVIKQFSATGYESSDVMVIDEMEMQLHHQLDKLYKSTREKRDFQKEIVKAAETFTAIGYKHIEAGTKLSEDCCKYGVENPNDEVLAKAASLYGDARKHAEKEVEDLNNLFFSQVLEPLRAMVAGSPLEDARHLAQRYSKMRQEAEIQATEVSRRQARVREAPIPENVAKLHSAEARMQELKANMAVLGKEAAAALAAVESQQERLTFQRLVAMVEAEKLYHERVAVILGNIEAEIVSEKQRKEAAPPVATLPVNPPAQIPEKTKYFLAEAIHSFEAESEKELSLSVGDYVVVRKVTQSGWSEGECQGKAGWFPSEYVEKRQRVPTSNGATEVY